One window of Mixophyes fleayi isolate aMixFle1 chromosome 3, aMixFle1.hap1, whole genome shotgun sequence genomic DNA carries:
- the LOC142143698 gene encoding vitamin K-dependent protein C-like, with protein sequence MNRSLSCKMWWILILSVIPPAYTSSIFSSGQDANRVLKVKKRANSQFLEEMKPGSLERECYEERCDLEEANEIFETREATLNFWATYFDGDQCLSSPCINGACKDGIGKFDCVCQQGWEGQLCSQEVTHFNCSLNNGGCSHFCIEAENSTSRLCSCASGYQLDDDYHSCKPAVEFPCGKMKIFNSDYSARLTGAKKGRKGDSPWQVLILHEKKFHCGGVLIHPSWVLTAAHCFGPQGKFFVRLGEYDRRTLEETEQQIYVSRIIRHPEYNPKTIDNDIALLRLYQPAVYNKYVLPICLPSHGLATTNLTVEGTETIVTGWGNQDQTFRNRTNILSFIQVPIVPHNNCSVVMQNPVTGNMICAGRLGDNQDACTGDSGGPMVTTFGDTWFLIGLVSWGEGCGRLDNFGVYTKVHIYLKWVSQQIANYEAEEVKKNSQVNKPNANKSRKN encoded by the exons ATGAACC GTTCACTGAGCTGTAAGATGTGGTGGATCCTTATTCTGAGTGTCATCCCTCCTGCTTATACTAGCTCAA TCTTTTCCAGTGGTCAGGATGCAAATCGTGTGCTGAAAGTGAAAAAACGTGCCAATTCTCAATTCCTGGAGGAGATGAAACCTGGATCACTGGAGCGAGAGTGCTATGAAGAGAGATGTGACCTAGAGGAGGCTAATGAGATATTTGAGACTCGGGAGGCCACT CTTAACTTTTGGGCAACGTACTTTG ATGGGGATCAGTGTCTCTCTAGTCCATGTATAAATGGTGCCTGTAAGGATGGCATAGGGAAATTTGACTGTGTCTGTCAACAGGGCTGGGAAGGACAACTTTGCTCTCAGG AAGTCACCCACTTCAACTGCTCCTTGAATAATGGAGGCTGCAGTCACTTCTGCATAGAGGCTGAGAATAGTACATCACGTCTGTGCAGCTGTGCCTCCGGGTACCAGCTGGATGATGACTACCACAGCTGTAAGCCGGCTG TGGAGTTTCCTTGTGGCAAAATGAAAATCTTCAACTCTGACTATTCAGCTCGTCTCACGGGAGCAAAGAAAGGACGTAAAGGAGACAGTCCTTGGCAG GTATTGATACTACATGAGAAGAAGTTTCACTGTGGTGGAGTTCTGATTCACCCGTCATGGGTTCTAACTGCAGCACATTGTTTCGGACCGCAGGGAAAGTTCTTTGTGCGTCTTG GTGAATATGACCGTCGGACACTGGAAGAAACGGAGCAGCAAATTTATGTGTCCAGGATTATCAGGCATCCTGAATACAATCCCAAGACTATAGATAATGACATTGCCCTACTGCGTCTCTACCAGCCAGCTGTGTATAACAAGTATGTGTTGCCCATCTGCCTACCAAGCCATGGACTTGCTACAACAAATTTGACAGTAGAGGGCACCGAGACCATAGTAACTGGCTGGGGCAACCAGGATCAAACGTTTCGCAACCGCACTAATATACTTAGCTTCATACAGGTCCCGATAGTTCCCCATAATAATTGTTCCGTAGTCATGCAGAACCCTGTAACTGGTAATATGATATGTGCTGGAAGGCTGGGGGACAATCAGGACGCTTGCACTGGAGACAGTGGGGGGCCCATGGTCACCACGTTTGGAGACACCTGGTTTCTTATTGGGTTAGTGAGCTGGGGAGAGGGATGTGGACGACTAGATAATTTTGGGGTATATACTAAGGTTCATATTTACCTTAAATGGGTCAGTCAGCAAATTGCAAACTATGAAGCagaggaagtaaaaaaaaatagtcaagTAAACAAGCCAAACGCAAACAAGTCACGTAAAAACTGA